In Daphnia pulicaria isolate SC F1-1A chromosome 9, SC_F0-13Bv2, whole genome shotgun sequence, a single genomic region encodes these proteins:
- the LOC124313501 gene encoding uncharacterized protein LOC124313501 gives MLNNEKTTNPKVPQKCEVELTSLQSPKGSNGFSRNNLMEEDTTEADSDGSATFDTVPTESNGEESREMVGNGFSGTSKDYIVIYLAADQLNRQPSVGQTSELQKKIVTKGDYEE, from the exons AtgttaaataatgaaaaaaccaCTAACCCAAAAGTTCCTCAGAAATGTGAAGTAGAATTAACAAGCCTTCAATCCCCTAAAGGTTCCAATGGTTTTTCTCGTAACAATCTAATGGAAGAAG ATACGACTGAAGCGGACAGCGATGGCAGTGCCACGTTTGACACAGTCCCAACCGAA TCAAATGGAGAAGAGTCTCGAGAAATGGTTGGAAACGGTTTCAGCGGAACCAGCAAGGACTATATAGTGATCTATCTGGCTGCAGATCAACTCAACCGTCAGCCATCGGTTGGTCAAACCTCTGAACTGCAGAAAAAGATTGTAACTAAGGGCGATTACGAAGAATAG